From a region of the Haloferax volcanii DS2 genome:
- a CDS encoding dicarboxylate/amino acid:cation symporter — MSQSGIVSLWNRYRSVGIVYRIGVAFVLGSLVGLVVGEPATALKPVGDLFVRLLKMLIVPIVVFTLLMGVRQLSPSSLGRVGAQVVGLYALTSAFAVAIGLGVSNLVSPGSRGLEELLAGAEAQSAEAPDAVEVVLNVVPTNPVGAMADGGVLPTIFFVVVFGLGLTLAWEETDDEQVKRGIETFFDLADAGAEAMYKVVWGAMEFGVLGVFALMANVFGTAGVDAILPFALLIGTMLLAAVVHIGLVYLGTFVVGVAGRSPVAFLSGARDAMVTALSIRSSSGTLPVTMSDADENLGIEERIYGFTLPLGATINMDGTAMYQGVAAIFAANIVGVNLSLVDQFAVVAVAVLASIGTAGVPGSGLIMLTLVLTQLGLPLEIVGLVAGVDPILDRIRTMVNVTGDLAVTTVVATWNDAVDFTADAWNDGVGAALSD, encoded by the coding sequence ATGTCACAGTCTGGCATCGTATCTCTCTGGAACCGGTATCGTTCGGTCGGCATCGTCTACCGAATCGGGGTCGCGTTCGTCCTCGGGTCGCTCGTCGGCCTCGTCGTCGGCGAACCCGCGACGGCCTTGAAACCGGTCGGTGACCTGTTCGTCCGACTGCTGAAGATGCTCATCGTCCCCATCGTGGTGTTCACGCTCCTGATGGGCGTCCGGCAGCTCTCGCCGTCGTCGCTCGGTCGCGTCGGCGCGCAAGTCGTGGGGCTGTACGCGCTCACGTCCGCGTTTGCGGTCGCCATCGGACTCGGGGTGAGCAACCTCGTCTCCCCCGGCTCCCGCGGGCTCGAAGAACTGCTCGCCGGTGCCGAGGCACAGAGCGCCGAGGCCCCCGACGCCGTCGAAGTCGTCCTCAACGTCGTCCCGACGAACCCAGTGGGCGCGATGGCCGACGGTGGCGTGTTGCCGACCATCTTCTTCGTCGTCGTGTTCGGCCTCGGCCTCACGCTGGCGTGGGAAGAGACCGACGACGAGCAGGTCAAACGCGGCATCGAGACGTTCTTCGACCTCGCTGACGCCGGCGCGGAAGCGATGTACAAGGTCGTCTGGGGGGCGATGGAGTTCGGCGTTCTCGGCGTCTTCGCGCTGATGGCCAACGTCTTCGGCACCGCCGGCGTGGACGCAATTCTCCCGTTCGCGCTCCTCATCGGAACGATGCTCCTCGCGGCCGTCGTCCACATCGGGCTCGTCTACCTCGGCACGTTCGTCGTCGGCGTCGCGGGGCGGTCGCCGGTCGCGTTCCTCTCCGGAGCGCGCGACGCGATGGTGACCGCGCTGAGCATCCGGTCGTCGTCCGGGACGCTCCCGGTGACGATGTCCGACGCGGACGAGAACCTCGGCATCGAAGAGCGCATCTACGGCTTTACCCTCCCGCTCGGCGCGACCATCAACATGGACGGCACGGCGATGTACCAGGGCGTCGCGGCCATCTTCGCGGCGAACATCGTCGGCGTGAACCTCTCTCTGGTCGACCAGTTCGCGGTCGTCGCGGTGGCCGTGCTGGCGAGCATCGGCACCGCCGGTGTGCCCGGGTCGGGGCTCATCATGCTCACGCTCGTCTTGACGCAACTCGGCCTGCCGCTCGAAATCGTGGGGCTCGTCGCCGGCGTCGACCCAATCCTCGACCGCATCCGGACGATGGTGAACGTGACCGGCGACCTCGCGGTGACGACGGTCGTCGCCACGTGGAACGACGCGGTCGACTTCACCGCCGACGCGTGGAACGACGGCGTCGGCGCGGCGCTGTCCGACTGA
- a CDS encoding AMP-binding protein — protein sequence MDVIGDLMARDRRSDRLALRVDGPGRTYTYHDLITTSYKAGNVLRYLGVRKGARVAVDPAPLPEPLLTFLGAAQLGAVTAFDPAVEARATVVPVDSEEAFEDLPPGQKLAVFGGPPSSPATTHWEQEVWSENPAVHPEVVSPADPALVADDREFTHGDLLDAAREVVADFDLEAGDTVAVRSSLSHPGTVVAGVLAPLLAGGTVRIPVDDEAVEAALAVGGGVPESVALAPDDVW from the coding sequence ATGGACGTTATCGGTGACCTCATGGCCCGCGACCGGCGGAGCGACCGACTCGCGCTCCGGGTCGACGGCCCCGGCCGGACCTACACGTACCACGACCTCATCACGACCTCGTACAAGGCCGGGAACGTCCTCCGCTACCTCGGCGTCCGCAAGGGCGCTCGCGTCGCGGTCGACCCGGCGCCGCTCCCCGAACCGCTGTTGACGTTCCTCGGGGCGGCCCAACTCGGCGCGGTGACGGCGTTCGACCCCGCAGTGGAGGCGCGGGCGACCGTCGTTCCCGTCGACAGCGAGGAAGCATTCGAGGACCTGCCGCCGGGGCAGAAACTCGCCGTGTTCGGCGGCCCGCCGAGTTCGCCCGCGACGACCCACTGGGAACAGGAGGTCTGGAGCGAGAACCCCGCGGTCCACCCGGAAGTCGTCTCGCCCGCCGACCCGGCGCTCGTCGCTGACGACCGCGAGTTCACTCACGGCGACCTGCTCGACGCGGCCCGCGAGGTCGTCGCTGACTTCGACCTCGAAGCGGGCGACACGGTCGCGGTCCGGTCGTCGCTTTCTCACCCCGGAACCGTCGTCGCCGGCGTGCTCGCGCCGCTTTTGGCCGGCGGCACGGTTCGGATTCCCGTGGACGACGAGGCCGTCGAAGCGGCGCTCGCCGTCGGCGGCGGGGTCCCCGAGTCGGTCGCGCTCGCGCCCGACGACGTGTGGTGA